The Lutra lutra chromosome 15, mLutLut1.2, whole genome shotgun sequence genome includes a region encoding these proteins:
- the DEGS1 gene encoding sphingolipid delta(4)-desaturase DES1, with protein sequence MGNRVAREDFEWVYTDQPHASRRQEILAKYPEIKSLMKPDPNLIWIIIMMVLTQLVAFYLVKDLDWKWVIFWAYAFGSCINHSMTLAIHEVSHNSAFGHYRAMWNRWFGIFANLPIGVPYSVSFKRYHMDHHRYLGGDGIDVDIPTDFEGWFFCTTFRKFIWVVLQPLFYAFRPLFINPKPISYLEIINTVIQVTFDIIIYYVLGVKSLVYMLAASLLGLGLHPISGHFIAEHYMFLKGHETYSYYGPLNLLTFNVGYHNEHHDFPNIPGKSLPLVRKIAAEYYDNLPNYNSWIRVLYDFVTDDTISPYSRMKRHQKGKVVLE encoded by the exons ATGGGGAACCGCGTCGCGCGAGAAGACTTCGAGTGGGTCTACACGGACCAGCCCCACGCCAGCCGGCGCCAGGAGATCCTGG cAAAGTATCCAGAGATAAAGTCACTGATGAAACCCGATCCCAACTTGATCTGGATTATAATCATGATGGTTCTCACCCAGCTGGTTGCGTTCTACTTAGTGAAGGACCTGGACTGGAAGTGGGTCATATTTTGGGCGTATGCCTTTGGCAGCTGCATTAACCACTCCATGACTCTGGCTATTCATGAGGTCTCCCACAATAGTGCCTTTGGCCACTACAGAGCTATGTGGAATCGCTGGTTTGGCATATTTGCCAATCTTCCCATTGGCGTTCCCTACTCAGTCTCCTTTAAGAGGTATCACATGGACCATCATCGTTACCTTGGCGGGGATGGCATCGATGTGGATATTCCCACCGATTTTGAAGGCTGGTTTTTCTGCACCACTTTCAGAAAGTTTATATGGGTGGTCCTTCAGCCTCTCTTTTATGCTTTTCGACCTCTGTTCATCAACCCCAAACCCATTTCTTACCTGGAAATTATTAATACGGTGATCCAGGTCACTTTTGACATTATAATTTACTATGTTTTGGGAGTTAAATCTTTGGTCTACATGTTGGCAGCATCCTTGCTGGGGCTAGGTTTACACCCgatttctggacatttcatagcCGAACATTACATGTTCCTCAAGGGACATGAAACCTACTCGTATTATGGGCCTCTGAATTTGCTCACCTTCAATGTGGGTTACCATAACGAGCACCATGACTTCCCCAACATTCCTGGAAAAAGCCTTCCACTG GTGAGGAAGATCGCCGCTGAGTACTACGACAACCTGCCCAACTACAACTCGTGGATTAGAGTACTGTATGACTTCGTGACGGATGACACCATAAGTCCCTACTCGAGAATGAAGCGGCATCAGAAAGGCAAGGTGGTCCTGGAGTAA
- the LOC125086391 gene encoding LOW QUALITY PROTEIN: F-box only protein 27-like (The sequence of the model RefSeq protein was modified relative to this genomic sequence to represent the inferred CDS: inserted 1 base in 1 codon; deleted 1 base in 1 codon): MDAGASRRRRARVSAREPEPEEVLDLSRLSPELLLLVLSHVPPRTLRTSCRRVCRDWRALVDSQXLWMRILAREQGALLPLVRSCLPARLDVRPGLLRCLQARPPEPRVLLSRFCELRPFGRNLILNPGGQEGLQGWTVQHGGEGWVVEVNLTQVPGAPSQNCFVSSYKWCRKKQVLDLVEKGLWPELLDSSKIEICVSDWWGARDDCGCVYRLLVQLLDARLNVLDESSSSPHPVQQGNNHVCFQVTHVFSNIKTGVRFVSFKHWGQDTQFWAGHYGARVTNSSVVMRARLS; encoded by the exons ATGGACGCCGGGGCCTCCCGACGCCGGCGCGCCCGGGTCTCCGCGCGGGAGCCGGAACCCGAGGAGGTGCTGGACCTGAGCCGGCTCTCCCCGGAGCTGCTTCTGCTGGTGCTGAGCCACGTGCCCCCGCGCACGCTGCGAACCTCCTGCCGCCGGGTGTGCCGGGACTGGCGTGCCCTGGTGGACAGCC GCTTGTGGATGCGCATCCTGGCCCGGGAGCAGGGCGCCCTGCTGCCGCTTGTCCGCAGCTGCCTGCCGGCGCGCCTCGACGTCAGGCCTGGCCTCCTGAGATGCCTCCAGGCCCGTCCTCCTGAGCCGCGCGTCCTCCTGAGCCGCTTCTGCGAGCTCCGACCGTTCGGGCGCAACCTCATCCTCAATCCCGGCGGCCAGGAAGGCCTGCAGGGTTGGACGGTGCAGCAcggtggggagggctgggtggtGGAGGTAAACCTGACACAGGTGCCAGGGGCCCCCTCGCAGAACTGTTTCGTGTCTTCCTACAAGTGGTGTCGCAAAAAACAGGTCTTGGACCTGGTGGAGAAGGGTTTGTGGCCAGAGCTTCTAGATAGCAGCAAGATTGAGATCTGTGTCTCTGACTGGTGGGGAGCCCGAGACGACTGTGGTTGTGTGTACCGACTCCTTGTCCAGCTT CTGGATGCCAGGCTGAACGTCCTGGATGAATCCTCTTCTTCCCCCCATCCCGTCCAGCAGGGGAACAACCACGTCTGCTTTCAGGTCACCCACGTGTTCTCCAACATCAAGACGGGCGTTCGCTTTGTGTCTTTCAAACACTGGGGCCAGGACACGCAGTTCTGGGCTGGTCACTATGGAGCCCGTGTCACCAACTCCAGTGTGGTCATGCGGGCCCGACTGTCTTAG